One stretch of Pigmentiphaga aceris DNA includes these proteins:
- the yacG gene encoding DNA gyrase inhibitor YacG, giving the protein MPKVKCPTCSRPVEWGPDSPYRPFCSERCKKIDLGAWAAEKFSIPGAPLENDGLSGDAPDKLDTYKLQ; this is encoded by the coding sequence ATGCCCAAAGTGAAATGCCCCACCTGTTCGCGTCCGGTCGAATGGGGCCCGGATAGCCCGTATCGACCGTTCTGCTCGGAACGCTGCAAGAAGATCGATCTGGGCGCATGGGCCGCCGAGAAGTTCTCGATTCCTGGCGCACCGCTGGAAAACGATGGATTGAGCGGTGACGCGCCCGACAAGCTGGATACGTACAAGCTGCAGTGA
- the zapD gene encoding cell division protein ZapD, whose protein sequence is MILYDYPFNERIRTLLRLEDLFEKLFFFIGRGDAREHHVALTLLFDILDVTARADVRSDLAQDLEKQRQSLAGLREHPGVDQDLLATMLGHIEQAIAALTVATGKPGQALRDHDWLNSIRSRLAIPGGVCEFDLPSYHAWRHKPAELREKDFIEWTSSLLPLRHGLAIALKLLRESGQRVDALAQQGNFRRPLDGKGYLLMRVYIDPQLGVFPEISANKYMASIRFFSQDGAMRPQPVSHDVPFQFALCANP, encoded by the coding sequence GTGATTCTTTACGACTACCCATTCAATGAGCGGATTCGCACGCTGCTTAGGCTTGAAGACCTGTTCGAGAAGCTGTTTTTCTTCATCGGGCGCGGCGATGCACGTGAGCATCACGTTGCACTGACGCTGCTTTTTGACATTCTGGATGTGACTGCGCGTGCCGACGTGCGCAGTGATCTTGCCCAGGATCTGGAGAAGCAACGCCAGTCGCTGGCCGGTTTGCGCGAACACCCCGGTGTCGATCAGGATCTGCTGGCGACCATGCTGGGCCACATCGAGCAGGCGATTGCCGCCTTGACCGTGGCCACCGGCAAACCGGGTCAGGCTTTGCGCGATCACGACTGGTTGAACAGCATTCGCAGCCGCCTGGCGATCCCGGGCGGCGTCTGTGAATTCGACCTGCCGTCGTACCATGCGTGGCGTCACAAACCGGCGGAACTTCGCGAGAAGGATTTCATCGAATGGACATCGTCCTTGTTGCCGTTGCGTCATGGCCTGGCGATTGCGCTGAAATTGCTGCGTGAATCCGGCCAACGGGTCGATGCATTGGCGCAACAAGGTAACTTTCGTCGTCCGCTGGACGGCAAGGGCTACTTGTTGATGCGGGTGTATATCGACCCGCAGTTGGGCGTGTTTCCCGAGATCAGCGCCAACAAGTACATGGCGTCCATCCGATTTTTCAGCCAGGACGGCGCGATGCGCCCGCAGCCGGTGTCGCACGACGTGCCATTCCAGTTCGCCCTGTGCGCGAACCCCTGA